From one Microbacterium aurum genomic stretch:
- a CDS encoding helix-turn-helix transcriptional regulator, which yields MAVEALASGQDLLTHAVGDLAARTGMPVAFGGFERGNSVEVTSIVGTRTPSISGLVVQATRGLGGRALVERRPRLALDYRSSRNITHDYDRAILGEGIATLFAVPVVVSGKARGMLYCGSWAQSPLQENTARNALQVASDLATELRVRDEVNRRLSLVPSPDATPSLDVAAREELRETYAELRRIGADVADLGLRQRLGEIERRLAALSHDGAAAVEPLDVKLSPRETDVLACAALGQTNAEIAVTLALREGTVKSYLQSAMAKLDAGTRHAAVAKARRAGLLP from the coding sequence ATGGCAGTCGAAGCCCTCGCCTCAGGTCAGGATCTGCTGACCCACGCTGTCGGCGACCTCGCCGCCCGCACGGGTATGCCCGTGGCCTTCGGTGGCTTCGAGCGCGGCAATTCGGTCGAGGTGACGTCGATCGTCGGCACCCGCACGCCCTCGATCTCGGGACTCGTGGTGCAGGCCACCCGCGGCCTCGGCGGTCGTGCGCTCGTCGAGCGCCGTCCCCGGCTGGCGCTGGACTACCGCTCGTCCCGCAACATCACGCATGACTACGACCGTGCCATTCTCGGCGAGGGCATCGCGACGCTGTTCGCGGTGCCGGTGGTCGTCTCGGGCAAGGCGCGCGGGATGCTGTACTGCGGGTCGTGGGCGCAGTCGCCGCTGCAGGAGAACACCGCGCGCAACGCGCTGCAGGTCGCGTCGGACCTGGCGACCGAGCTGCGGGTGCGCGACGAGGTGAACCGCCGGCTGTCGCTGGTCCCCTCCCCCGATGCGACGCCCAGCCTGGATGTCGCGGCGCGCGAAGAGCTGCGGGAGACGTACGCGGAGCTCCGCCGCATCGGCGCCGACGTCGCCGACCTCGGTCTGCGGCAGCGGCTCGGCGAGATCGAACGCCGGCTGGCCGCGCTCTCGCACGACGGCGCTGCGGCTGTCGAGCCGCTGGACGTGAAGCTGTCGCCGCGCGAGACCGATGTGCTGGCGTGCGCCGCGCTCGGCCAGACCAACGCCGAGATCGCCGTCACGCTGGCACTGCGCGAGGGAACGGTGAAGTCGTACCTGCAGTCCGCGATGGCGAAGCTGGATGCTGGGACGCGCCACGCCGCCGTCGCCAAGGCCCGGCGCGCCGGGCTGCTGCCCTAG
- a CDS encoding solute symporter family protein has product MRLRQLQGPWEAAAATVTADNNPVLNISIFGAFVAVTLFIVIRASRNNKTAADYYAAGRSFTGPQNGFAIAGDYLSAASFLGICGAIAINGYDGFLYSIGFLVAWLVALLLVAELMRNTGKFTMADVLSFRLKQGPVRMAAAITTLAVCFFYLLAQMAGAGGLVSLLLGIHEQIGQSIVIGVVGVLTFVYVLIGGMKGTTWVQIVKAFLLIGGAIVMTIWVLAINGFNFNTLLESAVAASTTDPKDAILGPGLQYGKNPWDFISLAIALVLGTAGLPHVLMRFYTVPTAKEARRSVVWAIWLIGLFYLLTLVLGYGAGALVGPEVIKAAPGGVNSAAPLLAQALGGPLLLGFISAVAFATILAVVAGLTITAAASFAHDIYANVVKKGKVAPDGEVKVARRTVIVIGILAILGGIGVQGQNVAFLVALAFAVAASANLPTILYSLYWRKFTTRGAVWSMYGGLAAAIILIVLSPVFWGTETSVFKNVGVAIWPLNNPGIVSIPLGFFLGWLGSVTSRRAEDPVKAAEMEVRSLTGYGAEKAVDH; this is encoded by the coding sequence ATGAGACTCCGACAGCTTCAGGGGCCGTGGGAGGCCGCCGCGGCCACCGTGACCGCCGACAACAACCCGGTGCTCAACATCTCGATCTTCGGCGCGTTCGTCGCGGTGACGCTCTTCATCGTCATCCGCGCGAGCCGCAACAACAAGACCGCCGCCGACTACTACGCCGCCGGCCGTTCGTTCACCGGGCCGCAGAACGGCTTCGCGATCGCCGGGGACTATCTGTCCGCGGCATCCTTCCTCGGCATCTGCGGTGCCATCGCCATCAACGGCTACGACGGGTTCCTCTACTCCATCGGGTTCCTCGTGGCGTGGCTCGTCGCGCTGCTGCTGGTCGCCGAGCTCATGCGCAACACCGGCAAGTTCACGATGGCGGACGTGCTCTCGTTCCGCCTGAAGCAGGGCCCCGTGCGGATGGCCGCGGCCATCACGACCCTCGCGGTGTGCTTCTTCTACCTGCTCGCGCAGATGGCCGGCGCCGGCGGGCTCGTCTCGCTGCTGCTCGGCATCCACGAGCAGATCGGCCAGTCGATCGTCATCGGCGTCGTCGGCGTGCTCACGTTCGTCTACGTGCTGATCGGCGGCATGAAGGGCACCACCTGGGTGCAGATCGTGAAGGCGTTCCTGCTCATCGGCGGGGCCATCGTCATGACCATCTGGGTGCTCGCCATCAACGGGTTCAACTTCAACACGCTGCTGGAGTCGGCCGTGGCCGCCTCGACGACCGACCCCAAGGACGCGATCCTCGGCCCCGGCCTGCAGTACGGCAAGAACCCGTGGGACTTCATCTCCCTCGCGATCGCGCTCGTGCTCGGCACCGCCGGCCTGCCGCACGTGCTGATGCGCTTCTACACGGTGCCGACGGCCAAGGAGGCGCGGCGTTCGGTGGTGTGGGCGATCTGGCTGATCGGCCTTTTCTACCTGCTGACCCTCGTGCTCGGCTACGGCGCCGGCGCGCTCGTCGGCCCGGAGGTCATCAAGGCGGCACCGGGCGGCGTGAACTCCGCGGCCCCGCTGCTCGCGCAGGCGCTCGGCGGTCCGCTGCTGCTCGGCTTCATCTCGGCCGTCGCGTTCGCGACGATCCTCGCGGTCGTGGCCGGCCTCACGATCACGGCCGCGGCATCCTTCGCCCACGACATCTACGCGAACGTCGTGAAGAAGGGCAAGGTCGCCCCCGACGGGGAGGTCAAGGTCGCGCGTCGCACGGTGATCGTCATCGGCATCCTCGCGATCCTCGGCGGCATCGGCGTGCAGGGACAGAACGTCGCGTTCCTCGTGGCGCTCGCCTTCGCCGTCGCGGCATCGGCGAACCTGCCCACGATCCTGTACTCGCTGTACTGGCGGAAGTTCACCACCCGCGGCGCGGTGTGGAGCATGTACGGCGGACTGGCCGCGGCCATCATCCTCATCGTGCTCTCGCCGGTGTTCTGGGGCACCGAGACCAGCGTCTTCAAGAACGTCGGCGTCGCGATCTGGCCGCTGAACAACCCGGGGATCGTGTCGATCCCGCTCGGGTTCTTCCTCGGCTGGCTCGGATCGGTGACCTCGCGGCGCGCGGAAGACCCCGTCAAGGCGGCCGAGATGGAGGTGCGCTCGCTCACCGGCTACGGCGCCGAGAAGGCGGTCGACCACTAG
- a CDS encoding methylated-DNA--[protein]-cysteine S-methyltransferase, translated as MTPSAAYSVHPTPIGEALVVTTDEGLAVLHLLEIAVGAREAALAEVSAQLRAVPVPDEAATAAVTTQLDEYFAGIRRDFDLALDLSGVDGFARRALEAICTIPYGETASYGEVAILAGSPRAHRAAGSACARTPISIVVPAHRVVRSDGSIGEYGGHPERKRFLLDLEAAAGADRAGGPDSAAV; from the coding sequence ATGACCCCCTCCGCCGCATACTCGGTGCACCCGACGCCGATCGGCGAGGCTCTCGTCGTCACGACCGACGAGGGCCTCGCCGTCCTCCACCTGCTCGAGATCGCCGTCGGCGCCCGCGAGGCCGCACTCGCCGAGGTCAGCGCGCAACTGCGCGCCGTGCCGGTGCCCGACGAGGCGGCGACCGCCGCGGTCACGACGCAACTGGACGAGTACTTCGCCGGCATCCGTCGGGACTTCGATCTCGCCCTCGATCTGTCCGGCGTCGACGGCTTCGCGCGGCGGGCGCTGGAGGCCATCTGCACGATCCCCTACGGCGAGACGGCATCGTACGGCGAGGTCGCGATCCTGGCGGGTTCCCCCCGCGCACACCGCGCCGCCGGGTCGGCCTGTGCCCGCACACCCATCTCGATCGTCGTGCCCGCACACCGTGTCGTGCGCAGCGACGGGTCGATCGGCGAGTACGGCGGCCACCCCGAGCGCAAGCGCTTCCTGCTCGACCTCGAGGCCGCCGCCGGCGCGGACCGCGCCGGCGGGCCAGACTCCGCGGCCGTGTAG
- a CDS encoding DUF485 domain-containing protein — translation MTRPVEDDRTPRFVELKKRHRRFVWPLTIAFLVWYFAYVLLSSFATEFMSTPVFGAVNVGLLMGLGQFVTTFAITMWYVSYANRRLDPVSAEIRADLEAQEAGR, via the coding sequence ATCACGCGGCCGGTCGAGGACGACCGGACGCCTCGATTCGTCGAGCTGAAGAAAAGGCATCGCAGATTCGTGTGGCCGCTGACGATCGCGTTCCTCGTCTGGTACTTCGCCTACGTGCTGCTGTCGTCGTTCGCGACGGAGTTCATGTCGACCCCGGTGTTCGGCGCCGTCAACGTCGGCCTGCTGATGGGGCTCGGCCAGTTCGTCACGACGTTCGCGATCACCATGTGGTACGTCTCGTACGCGAACCGCCGGCTCGACCCGGTCTCCGCGGAGATCCGCGCCGACCTCGAGGCGCAGGAGGCCGGCCGATGA
- a CDS encoding histone-like nucleoid-structuring protein Lsr2, whose translation MARRIVHQLVDDLDGTVLEVGAGETVLFSLDGTAYEIDLTDENAAALRAALAPFIAAARSVSARSTASAPRRGSSGGGGRAPQRRSGQRDYGPIREWASANGYTVSERGRVPASVLEAYDAAH comes from the coding sequence ATGGCCCGCAGAATCGTGCATCAGCTCGTGGATGACCTCGACGGCACCGTGCTGGAGGTGGGCGCCGGCGAGACCGTACTGTTCTCGCTCGACGGCACCGCCTACGAGATCGACCTCACCGACGAGAACGCCGCCGCGCTGCGCGCGGCGCTCGCCCCCTTCATCGCCGCCGCCCGGTCGGTCTCGGCACGCTCCACCGCGAGCGCGCCGCGTCGCGGAAGCAGCGGAGGCGGCGGCCGGGCTCCGCAGCGCCGCTCCGGTCAGCGCGACTACGGCCCCATCCGGGAGTGGGCGAGCGCCAACGGGTACACCGTGTCCGAGCGAGGGCGCGTCCCAGCATCCGTCCTCGAGGCGTACGACGCGGCCCACTGA
- a CDS encoding IS701 family transposase: MRADEIERVRAELDGFVGEVFASLARKDQRAKGGWYLRGLMLEGRRKSMQPMGDRLGIDYQQLQQFVSSSPWPVEPVRRQLARKAVGLIGPEAWVVDDTGFVKDGPASPGVARQYSGTLGKVGNVQIGVTVHAVTDTASCPLDWRLFLPEAWDDTCSESNEHAELVAARRVKAQIPDTVRHRAKWELALEMIDELRAWGLVPPVMVGDAGYGEIGYFRTGLTEREIPYVVQVKSSTSLHDAQARFEIPTPTGKPGRPFTQASYQGTPVQAKTYAQALPASAFAEVSWRQGSKGIMTSRFTAARVRPANRNLPKNPDGSLPDCWLLVEWPEDATEPTDYWLSTLAEDTPIAELVRLGKIRWRIEHDYRELKHGLGLDHFEGRTWLGWHHHVTLVTAAHLFVTTQRLTTAPKAAGAA, translated from the coding sequence GTGCGGGCGGATGAGATCGAGCGGGTGCGGGCCGAGTTGGACGGGTTCGTCGGGGAGGTGTTCGCGTCGCTTGCGCGGAAGGATCAGCGGGCCAAGGGCGGCTGGTATCTGCGGGGGCTGATGCTGGAGGGGCGCCGCAAGTCGATGCAGCCGATGGGGGATCGGCTCGGGATCGACTATCAGCAGCTGCAGCAGTTCGTGTCCTCGTCGCCGTGGCCGGTGGAACCGGTGCGCCGGCAGCTCGCGCGGAAGGCGGTGGGGCTGATCGGGCCGGAGGCGTGGGTGGTCGATGACACCGGGTTCGTCAAGGACGGCCCGGCATCCCCGGGGGTCGCCAGGCAGTACTCGGGCACGCTCGGGAAGGTCGGGAACGTGCAGATCGGCGTCACCGTGCACGCCGTGACGGACACTGCGTCGTGCCCGTTGGACTGGCGACTGTTCCTCCCCGAGGCGTGGGACGACACCTGTTCGGAGAGCAACGAACACGCCGAGCTGGTCGCTGCCCGACGGGTCAAGGCGCAGATCCCGGACACGGTCCGGCACCGCGCGAAGTGGGAGCTTGCGTTGGAGATGATCGACGAGCTTCGCGCCTGGGGCCTTGTCCCGCCGGTGATGGTCGGTGATGCCGGCTACGGGGAGATCGGGTACTTCCGCACCGGCCTGACCGAGCGAGAGATCCCCTACGTGGTGCAGGTGAAGTCATCCACCAGCCTGCACGACGCCCAGGCCCGGTTCGAGATACCCACCCCGACAGGGAAGCCGGGGCGACCGTTCACGCAGGCGAGTTACCAGGGCACGCCGGTGCAAGCGAAGACCTACGCCCAGGCGCTGCCAGCCAGCGCGTTCGCGGAGGTGTCCTGGCGGCAAGGCTCCAAGGGGATCATGACCAGCCGATTCACCGCAGCCCGCGTGCGTCCCGCGAACCGGAACCTGCCCAAGAATCCGGACGGGTCGCTGCCCGACTGCTGGCTCCTCGTCGAATGGCCCGAAGACGCCACCGAGCCCACCGACTACTGGCTATCCACTCTCGCCGAGGACACGCCGATCGCCGAGCTGGTCCGGCTTGGGAAGATCCGCTGGCGCATCGAGCACGACTACCGCGAACTCAAACACGGCCTCGGCCTGGACCACTTCGAAGGCCGCACCTGGCTGGGCTGGCACCACCACGTCACCCTCGTGACCGCGGCGCACCTCTTCGTCACGACACAGCGCCTCACCACAGCCCCAAAAGCGGCCGGGGCAGCCTGA